From Aureibacillus halotolerans, the proteins below share one genomic window:
- a CDS encoding GNAT family N-acetyltransferase — protein sequence MNITQSKDIHLLAQLNEEVHSMHAAMYPERFKPYSYEAVFEAYKAKLDEPSNIFLLAEDEGQAVGYAWVELKNTQENPFKYETSTLYVHHFCISSKRRQKGYGKALLQAVEDLAREHDMTSVELDYWLLNTAAKAFYQKQGFVEMRSVSHKLL from the coding sequence ATGAACATTACACAATCAAAAGATATCCACCTTCTGGCCCAATTAAACGAAGAAGTGCACTCGATGCATGCAGCGATGTATCCCGAGCGATTCAAGCCATATTCTTATGAGGCAGTATTTGAGGCATACAAAGCTAAGTTGGATGAGCCTTCCAACATATTTTTGCTCGCTGAAGATGAGGGGCAGGCAGTTGGATATGCTTGGGTGGAATTGAAAAATACGCAAGAAAATCCTTTCAAATATGAAACTTCTACACTGTATGTTCACCATTTTTGCATATCAAGTAAGCGGCGACAAAAAGGGTACGGGAAGGCGTTATTGCAAGCGGTGGAAGACCTTGCGCGTGAGCATGATATGACATCGGTGGAGTTAGACTACTGGCTATTAAACACAGCAGCAAAGGCATTTTACCAAAAACAGGGGTTCGTTGAGATGCGCAGCGTTTCGCATAAGCTCCTATAG
- a CDS encoding ABC transporter ATP-binding protein, translated as MIRATNVSFAYDEAQVLSGVDLHAASGKMVGLIGPNGSGKSTLLRTLYAALRPKTGRIQIGEDVVSSLSPRELPKRVAVVAQEPSSEAVMSVADMVLLGRSPHRSSFHSYSAEDYEIAADALRKVGLRHMADRRFHTMSGGEKQRAFIARALAQQAEQLLLDEPTNHLDIHYQHDILQLVRSLRKTTVVVLHDLNLAARYCDELVLLNHGKVVSSGPTAEVLVPEVIEPVYRMKVTTLYDEGRLQLVFRPLDRAVSVDKALV; from the coding sequence ATGATACGAGCCACAAATGTTTCTTTCGCTTATGATGAAGCACAGGTGCTTTCTGGGGTCGACCTTCACGCCGCATCGGGAAAAATGGTCGGGCTGATTGGGCCGAATGGAAGTGGGAAATCGACGTTGCTGCGAACACTTTACGCAGCACTTCGGCCAAAAACGGGGAGAATTCAAATAGGGGAGGATGTTGTGTCTTCCCTGTCCCCACGAGAGCTTCCGAAGCGAGTGGCTGTCGTGGCGCAGGAGCCGTCATCAGAGGCCGTCATGTCTGTGGCAGATATGGTGTTGCTCGGTCGTTCGCCTCACCGGTCGTCGTTTCACTCGTATAGTGCTGAGGATTACGAGATTGCTGCCGATGCCTTGCGAAAAGTAGGCTTACGTCATATGGCCGATCGGCGTTTTCATACAATGTCAGGTGGCGAAAAGCAGCGAGCATTTATTGCCCGCGCGCTTGCCCAGCAAGCCGAGCAGCTCCTGCTGGATGAGCCGACCAACCATTTGGACATTCATTATCAGCATGACATTCTTCAGCTCGTTCGTTCCTTAAGGAAAACAACCGTAGTTGTCTTGCATGATTTAAATCTGGCAGCTCGATACTGTGATGAACTCGTTCTGCTCAACCATGGCAAGGTTGTTAGTTCTGGGCCAACTGCTGAAGTGCTCGTCCCAGAAGTGATCGAGCCAGTGTATCGTATGAAGGTCACCACATTGTATGATGAAGGTCGATTGCAGCTCGTGTTTCGTCCGCTGGATAGAGCGGTGTCGGTGGATAAGGCATTGGTATAA
- a CDS encoding MFS transporter — MFDILKEPTFRLAWISYTLSGAATSITPIALTLFLLDQYGGIEVLGVVLGARTLGFVLGAVLGVSIIDGYARRTVLVLSSVVRGVAVLCAMLVFDVSLPLLCIAILVAGLGEGMFRGAYQALIGEVVIEQQRQQANAVSTFSNRVLLVTGPALATVLYTFIGGPTTLLIISFFWLSSAWCAWFLPRASRPSSVGARANLFLEIGDVLREVLRHRWFIAGLAALSVWLTFGFSSQQLSLPSISRGVFGSDAFIGIALGSYSLGALGAALLMAKWTPRAPGVLAFVGLSLFAAVPMALTIMPESPMFGAVLVLLAYFLGGAGIEAFNIPWFSAIQREVAPDKLGRVFSFDFMVSYGIAPLGLIFLPFAMTAVGQTPVLLWCGLLTGAAALATLLVPGTCGLSDPRLDDMKR, encoded by the coding sequence ATGTTCGACATCTTAAAGGAACCTACTTTCCGTTTGGCATGGATCAGCTACACGCTGTCAGGGGCAGCAACGTCAATTACGCCAATCGCCCTTACGTTATTTTTACTTGATCAATACGGGGGGATTGAAGTGTTAGGCGTGGTGTTAGGTGCGAGAACACTTGGGTTTGTTCTAGGGGCAGTGCTCGGTGTTTCGATTATTGATGGGTACGCCCGCCGGACGGTGCTCGTGTTGTCGAGTGTCGTGCGAGGCGTAGCCGTCTTGTGTGCAATGCTAGTCTTTGACGTTTCGTTACCCCTCCTGTGCATCGCTATATTAGTGGCTGGATTGGGAGAGGGCATGTTTCGCGGAGCGTATCAGGCGCTTATTGGTGAGGTCGTCATTGAGCAGCAGCGCCAGCAGGCCAATGCTGTCTCCACCTTCAGCAACCGTGTACTGCTCGTTACAGGACCAGCTTTGGCGACTGTGCTTTATACCTTTATTGGTGGACCAACAACGCTACTGATCATCTCATTTTTCTGGCTAAGTTCAGCATGGTGTGCCTGGTTCCTCCCACGCGCATCACGCCCTTCAAGTGTCGGCGCTCGTGCAAATCTTTTTCTGGAGATAGGGGACGTATTACGTGAAGTCCTTAGGCATCGTTGGTTTATTGCTGGTCTTGCGGCGTTGTCTGTTTGGTTAACGTTTGGCTTTTCGTCTCAGCAGCTCAGTTTACCTTCCATTAGCAGAGGGGTGTTTGGAAGTGATGCGTTTATCGGCATCGCGTTAGGAAGCTATTCGTTAGGTGCGCTAGGCGCGGCACTTCTTATGGCAAAATGGACGCCTCGTGCCCCAGGCGTGTTAGCGTTTGTTGGGCTAAGCTTGTTTGCTGCTGTCCCAATGGCGCTCACGATCATGCCAGAATCGCCTATGTTTGGCGCTGTCCTTGTTTTGCTTGCCTATTTTCTAGGCGGTGCAGGCATTGAGGCCTTCAATATTCCTTGGTTTAGTGCCATCCAGCGAGAAGTCGCACCCGACAAGTTAGGCAGAGTGTTTTCCTTTGATTTCATGGTGTCTTATGGCATTGCTCCTTTAGGGTTGATTTTTCTCCCTTTCGCAATGACAGCCGTAGGACAAACACCAGTGCTGCTTTGGTGTGGGCTGCTCACAGGAGCGGCTGCCCTCGCCACGCTGCTCGTGCCAGGCACCTGTGGGCTGTCTGATCCAAGGTTAGATGATATGAAAAGGTAA
- a CDS encoding FecCD family ABC transporter permease: protein MENKQDSVQTHKTVDDLNYRQRAVRTALWILGLSLLLLGSIPITVGIGPVTIDPATVASIIVHHTVGGVDMTWSDSEDSIVWLVRTPRVLLAAIVGAALAISGVALQALVRNVLAEPYLLGVSAGASTGAALTILFGVGSSIGSSALTGSAFLGALLATAIVFVLALSGGKMTSVRLLLAGVAVGYVLNAVTSFLIFASDTPEGARAVLFWLLGSLTRANWPSVWMAFPIVLITFVLLFLWSRRFDALMLGDDTAHALGSPPIRVRVQALIVVSLCVGAAVAVSGGIGFVGLIVPHVARLCVGGVHRRLFPVAGLLGASFLVWADLVSRMVFAPRELPLGIMTAIAGAPFLFFLVRRMRSDG from the coding sequence TTGGAAAATAAACAGGATTCCGTTCAGACGCACAAAACTGTGGATGATCTTAACTACCGTCAGCGTGCCGTGCGGACAGCGTTGTGGATTCTCGGTCTTAGTTTACTTTTGCTTGGAAGCATTCCAATCACTGTTGGCATAGGTCCTGTCACTATAGACCCGGCGACGGTCGCGAGCATTATTGTTCATCATACGGTCGGTGGTGTGGATATGACGTGGAGTGATTCAGAGGACAGCATTGTCTGGCTCGTGCGCACACCACGTGTCCTTCTGGCAGCTATTGTTGGGGCGGCGCTTGCCATTTCGGGTGTGGCGTTGCAGGCCTTGGTACGCAACGTGCTTGCCGAGCCTTATTTGCTCGGGGTAAGTGCTGGGGCGTCTACCGGGGCAGCCTTAACGATCTTGTTTGGTGTCGGTTCCTCCATTGGATCAAGCGCGCTAACAGGGAGTGCTTTTTTAGGTGCATTGCTCGCTACAGCCATTGTGTTTGTTCTTGCTTTAAGCGGAGGCAAAATGACGTCGGTCCGCTTGCTGCTCGCTGGGGTGGCTGTAGGGTATGTGTTAAATGCCGTCACAAGCTTTTTGATTTTTGCGTCCGATACACCTGAAGGCGCACGCGCAGTGCTGTTTTGGTTGCTCGGATCGCTCACGCGCGCGAACTGGCCCTCTGTTTGGATGGCTTTTCCGATTGTGTTAATTACGTTTGTACTGCTGTTCTTATGGTCAAGACGGTTTGACGCTTTAATGCTTGGAGACGATACGGCGCATGCCTTAGGAAGTCCGCCCATTAGAGTTCGTGTGCAAGCGTTAATCGTCGTATCGCTATGTGTCGGAGCGGCTGTTGCGGTTTCGGGAGGGATCGGTTTTGTCGGTCTGATAGTGCCTCATGTGGCAAGGCTTTGTGTTGGTGGCGTGCATCGCAGACTCTTTCCTGTGGCCGGACTGCTCGGCGCATCCTTTCTCGTATGGGCGGATCTTGTCTCGCGGATGGTGTTCGCCCCGCGTGAACTGCCTTTAGGTATTATGACAGCGATCGCAGGAGCGCCGTTCTTATTTTTCTTGGTACGACGCATGCGTTCCGATGGATGA
- a CDS encoding ABC transporter substrate-binding protein, whose protein sequence is MTLIFSPLSRAIGGILLSVSLIGCANQTTTSEETASSGFPMMIENCGRQVTIEAPPERLYVIGGEAGTLIHSAGGSDKINTFSPLVGEPLGEAEEVLGEKKQLPIHTASEMSREVIIGESPDLVVAFGLSGFEPEDLEAAGIPTYVINGYCGGFGAGQSTIENPLEGIYEDVATLGTILGTEDIANAAVADMKARVEKVKQRAQQASTDDTKVAALFVAGGGGGIGAYGNRSMIHQQMEYVGLTNVFEETSERYFEPSIESFIDAAPERIIALHEPADITEESVQSVLTERPDIASVPAIMNNQIDALNFFYSGHGSLAIEGLEMLSNLVNESSDTEDGSSQEESSVGK, encoded by the coding sequence ATGACATTGATTTTCAGTCCACTAAGCCGTGCTATTGGGGGGATTTTACTATCTGTCTCCCTCATTGGATGTGCAAATCAAACGACGACGAGTGAGGAGACGGCAAGCTCAGGCTTTCCTATGATGATTGAAAACTGTGGGCGTCAGGTGACCATTGAGGCGCCGCCTGAACGTTTGTACGTCATTGGTGGCGAGGCGGGTACACTGATTCACTCCGCTGGCGGTTCCGATAAAATCAATACGTTTTCACCGCTTGTCGGAGAGCCGTTAGGGGAAGCTGAGGAGGTCCTTGGTGAAAAGAAGCAACTGCCTATACATACAGCATCAGAAATGTCACGAGAGGTGATCATCGGCGAGTCCCCGGATTTGGTCGTTGCGTTTGGTCTGAGTGGCTTTGAACCAGAGGACTTAGAGGCTGCTGGAATTCCAACCTATGTCATCAACGGGTACTGTGGCGGTTTTGGTGCGGGGCAATCGACCATTGAAAATCCGCTAGAAGGCATTTATGAGGATGTGGCAACGCTAGGCACCATTTTGGGTACGGAGGACATTGCCAATGCCGCGGTAGCCGACATGAAAGCCCGCGTTGAAAAGGTGAAACAGCGGGCGCAGCAGGCATCAACTGATGATACGAAAGTGGCTGCGCTCTTTGTTGCAGGCGGTGGTGGAGGAATTGGTGCCTATGGGAATCGAAGCATGATTCACCAGCAGATGGAGTACGTCGGTTTAACAAATGTGTTCGAGGAGACGAGTGAGCGTTATTTTGAGCCAAGCATAGAATCATTTATTGACGCGGCACCCGAGCGCATAATCGCATTGCATGAACCTGCTGACATTACCGAGGAAAGTGTCCAATCTGTTCTTACAGAACGGCCAGATATCGCTTCCGTTCCTGCTATTATGAACAATCAAATTGATGCGCTTAATTTCTTTTATTCAGGTCACGGGTCGCTCGCTATTGAAGGACTGGAAATGCTGTCTAACTTGGTGAATGAAAGCAGTGACACAGAAGATGGCAGCTCGCAGGAAGAATCATCGGTTGGAAAATAA
- a CDS encoding DinB family protein, giving the protein MSVKLFKDQYAWIRMTRENTFRCCELVQDEEYRQELNGFGWASIRDLHVHVAECYQNWLAVFGLKEAMTIVTPEDVENVNDMRRVFSTIDSLVARFLEEFDGQNETHICGKVPWQKEEESLSVLWLYTHTTTHEFHHKGQIVSMIRQLGYTPIDTDLLIPDDVETYFSKK; this is encoded by the coding sequence ATGTCCGTGAAGCTGTTTAAAGACCAATATGCGTGGATTCGAATGACGAGAGAGAATACGTTCCGTTGCTGCGAGTTGGTACAGGACGAAGAGTATCGACAAGAACTCAACGGCTTCGGCTGGGCATCGATACGTGACTTGCACGTTCACGTCGCTGAATGCTATCAGAATTGGCTTGCTGTATTTGGCCTAAAAGAAGCGATGACTATCGTTACCCCTGAAGATGTGGAGAACGTTAATGATATGAGACGAGTGTTTTCAACCATCGATTCGCTGGTGGCGAGATTTCTCGAGGAATTTGATGGTCAAAACGAGACACACATTTGTGGCAAAGTGCCCTGGCAGAAAGAGGAGGAATCGCTCTCTGTGTTATGGCTTTATACTCATACCACCACGCATGAGTTCCATCATAAAGGACAGATTGTAAGCATGATTCGGCAGCTAGGGTACACACCCATCGATACGGATTTACTCATCCCTGATGATGTTGAAACCTATTTTTCTAAAAAATGA
- a CDS encoding nucleotidyltransferase domain-containing protein, whose protein sequence is MFTESERAHTLSAYVAFAKEIDAVLGIALVGSGARGFRDSYSDIDLLTVVKEPDDVSKVQPIVNRYFKQTQHIQFQKTYTHEEDIWVTCYLFGNHLGVDLGLWSLKKLRATKPHWRILFDRDDILSARLTATAPQKLSPSMTTFIDEALSMCWQFFRNAAVSIQRKDVIKARHDMDVLRQHVIDIICLSHGIQHDNNKVINTINDPLVKALKNTYETSFDKKGLSHALRSLETVYFACISSADSVPQNTVQQTQQAIKALLADVLTE, encoded by the coding sequence ATGTTTACCGAAAGCGAGAGAGCTCATACCCTTTCCGCCTATGTGGCGTTTGCAAAAGAGATTGATGCTGTTCTGGGAATCGCTCTTGTAGGATCTGGAGCAAGAGGATTTCGAGACAGCTATTCAGATATAGACCTTTTGACAGTCGTGAAAGAGCCCGACGATGTGTCTAAAGTTCAGCCCATAGTAAATCGCTATTTCAAACAAACCCAGCACATACAATTTCAAAAAACGTACACCCACGAAGAGGACATTTGGGTCACCTGTTATTTATTCGGAAACCATCTTGGTGTGGACCTCGGGTTATGGTCCTTAAAAAAACTTCGTGCAACCAAGCCACATTGGCGCATCCTCTTTGATCGAGACGATATCCTGTCAGCTCGCTTGACTGCTACAGCACCTCAGAAACTCTCTCCATCAATGACAACGTTTATCGATGAGGCACTCAGTATGTGTTGGCAGTTTTTCCGTAATGCGGCGGTATCAATTCAACGAAAAGATGTGATCAAAGCTCGTCACGACATGGACGTGCTACGCCAGCATGTGATTGACATCATCTGTTTGTCCCATGGCATTCAACACGACAACAATAAGGTCATAAATACCATTAACGATCCGCTCGTAAAGGCTTTGAAGAACACTTATGAAACGTCCTTTGATAAAAAAGGCTTGTCCCATGCTTTGCGTTCATTAGAGACGGTCTACTTTGCATGCATCTCAAGCGCCGATTCCGTTCCACAAAATACCGTCCAACAAACGCAACAAGCAATCAAAGCCCTTTTAGCAGATGTTCTGACGGAATGA
- a CDS encoding glucose 1-dehydrogenase, whose amino-acid sequence MKGRLEDKVVVITGGGSGLGRAVAIVVAEEGAKLSLVDINMEALEETKKLVLEQVETDILLLEGDVADEDQVKKYVDDSMSHFGRIDGFYNNAGIEGKQALTEDYDSAMFDKVIAINLKGVFYGLKHVLPVMKKQGGGYIVNTSSVGGIRAVMNQIAYGASKHAVAGMTKDAAIEYAEHGISVNAIAPGAILTEMVIGSFKQIDPDNWEAAAKDFVQDNPAKRLGKPEEVGHLVAYLLSGESPFINGAIIPIDGAQSAKY is encoded by the coding sequence ATGAAGGGACGTTTAGAAGACAAAGTCGTCGTCATTACAGGAGGCGGTTCTGGTCTTGGTCGTGCTGTAGCGATTGTAGTTGCAGAGGAAGGCGCAAAGCTTTCATTGGTGGACATCAACATGGAGGCTCTTGAGGAAACGAAAAAGCTTGTTCTGGAACAGGTGGAGACAGACATTCTTTTATTAGAAGGTGACGTCGCTGATGAGGACCAAGTGAAGAAATATGTGGATGACTCGATGAGCCACTTTGGGCGTATTGACGGCTTTTACAACAACGCAGGCATTGAAGGCAAGCAGGCCCTTACAGAAGACTATGACAGTGCCATGTTTGATAAAGTCATTGCTATTAACCTGAAAGGGGTTTTCTACGGCTTGAAGCATGTGTTGCCTGTGATGAAAAAGCAGGGAGGCGGCTATATCGTCAATACGTCCTCTGTTGGTGGCATTCGTGCCGTCATGAACCAAATTGCCTATGGCGCCAGCAAACACGCCGTCGCAGGGATGACGAAGGATGCTGCGATTGAATATGCGGAGCATGGAATCAGTGTCAACGCCATTGCCCCAGGTGCCATTCTCACAGAAATGGTCATCGGTTCATTCAAGCAAATTGACCCGGACAACTGGGAAGCCGCAGCAAAGGATTTCGTACAGGACAATCCTGCCAAACGACTTGGAAAACCAGAAGAGGTCGGACACCTCGTAGCCTACCTGCTCTCTGGGGAATCACCGTTTATCAACGGCGCAATTATTCCAATTGATGGTGCACAATCAGCTAAATACTAA
- a CDS encoding C39 family peptidase: MIKTNYLKIVAVLTISASFALPQSTAFAAGTGDDPRPIEDVPTPEQIEASKEQSKFLNGVIDDLPSEDTEGILKAMDLGEKEILSVRGFEQETSYWCGPATVKQVLHYLNGSSDSQSDYADELGTTRDGTVFSIVDNILNDNQNERTYRYYEYEEDDYLAWQIFMIKSVDRGIPAVLDLKISPRTLPNYESTVAGHILNTSGYDAQGDLRDDPRIRLTDPFDQGNRGRTIGNRWYDMDSIFEANQDHFRGAVIY; encoded by the coding sequence TTGATTAAAACAAATTATTTAAAGATTGTTGCTGTTCTAACGATCTCAGCTTCTTTTGCGTTACCACAGTCTACAGCATTTGCCGCTGGTACCGGGGACGATCCAAGACCTATAGAAGACGTGCCGACCCCTGAGCAAATTGAAGCAAGTAAGGAACAATCAAAGTTCTTGAATGGTGTTATTGATGATTTACCGTCGGAAGATACTGAGGGAATTCTTAAAGCTATGGATTTAGGCGAGAAGGAAATACTATCTGTAAGAGGGTTTGAGCAAGAAACAAGTTACTGGTGTGGACCTGCTACAGTAAAGCAAGTTTTACATTACCTTAATGGTTCTTCCGACTCACAGTCAGATTACGCAGATGAACTTGGAACAACAAGAGACGGTACAGTTTTTAGTATAGTCGATAACATTCTTAATGATAACCAAAATGAAAGAACCTATAGGTATTACGAGTATGAAGAAGATGATTATTTAGCTTGGCAGATCTTTATGATCAAGTCTGTTGATAGAGGTATCCCAGCTGTTCTTGATTTGAAAATATCACCTAGAACACTGCCTAATTACGAATCTACTGTAGCAGGTCATATATTAAATACCTCTGGTTATGATGCACAAGGTGATTTAAGAGATGATCCACGAATTCGCTTAACTGATCCATTTGATCAAGGTAATAGAGGAAGAACAATAGGAAATAGATGGTATGACATGGATAGTATCTTTGAAGCTAACCAAGACCATTTCAGAGGTGCGGTAATTTATTAA
- a CDS encoding DUF1835 domain-containing protein produces MHHLLFINEGYVSSSVFENPPINMLAIDENFSVGPLDRLDTQEGVVNRYDWFRHHFSSLDMSFDPNSLIRGLLALQTLPDGEPITIWTSENAREQIGLRWAVHIVQKQNHPIRVINFTRAYASKHNQPDTQCIYMTGGIPPKELRVLFDDHSTSPFLTKGEVNQLLNEWHNLQKEGAYVHMVSKGQPLPASFDDFNTMIMLNMQSLQQSPYSNAVSAHSLLVHTIMDLDYIYFDDYFPYMQLRLHELIQEGKLHAEGPLQRLHACIVKLP; encoded by the coding sequence ATGCATCACTTGCTATTTATAAATGAAGGCTACGTCTCCTCATCTGTCTTTGAAAATCCTCCGATAAACATGCTGGCGATAGATGAGAATTTTTCGGTTGGCCCGCTCGATCGGCTTGATACGCAAGAAGGTGTTGTGAATAGGTACGATTGGTTCCGGCACCACTTCAGCTCCTTGGACATGTCCTTTGATCCAAATTCACTTATCCGTGGACTCCTAGCACTTCAGACTCTTCCAGACGGTGAGCCAATCACCATCTGGACTTCGGAAAATGCTAGAGAACAAATCGGTCTACGCTGGGCCGTGCATATAGTACAAAAACAGAATCACCCTATTCGCGTGATTAATTTCACCAGAGCTTACGCCTCGAAACACAATCAACCAGACACTCAATGTATTTATATGACCGGCGGAATTCCTCCTAAGGAACTTCGAGTTCTTTTTGACGATCACTCGACGAGTCCTTTTCTGACGAAAGGTGAGGTGAATCAGCTTTTAAATGAATGGCACAACCTGCAAAAAGAAGGCGCTTATGTGCACATGGTGAGTAAAGGACAACCATTACCAGCTTCATTCGATGATTTTAATACGATGATAATGCTAAACATGCAAAGCCTTCAGCAGAGCCCTTATTCCAACGCTGTTTCCGCTCATTCCCTGCTCGTTCATACCATCATGGACTTAGATTACATTTACTTCGATGACTATTTTCCCTACATGCAACTTCGGCTCCATGAGTTAATTCAAGAAGGAAAACTGCACGCTGAAGGACCTCTCCAGCGTTTACATGCTTGCATCGTAAAATTGCCTTAA
- a CDS encoding DNA glycosylase AlkZ-like family protein gives MALDVEQIKRRFFQYNLRPFQQIEKTIQQMGAVQIDPVNIVAPNHHLVLNNRLANYSANQLTEAIQKGKIVETYAKERCFIHVEDLPLYWPYMMTRKEKLAPSLVEYKEAMDVVLDHFHHCDTDVCTNDIVHEQTTNVDVWGPRRVKTQLLELMWRSGMIVVTRREGNKKWYRLIEDALPEELVANLPKSLEAPHAEALGRKHVESLGLCRANYEFIGFQRRKQLEKRRIKDSLITEEPLQLITIGKEDYFISEDFARFATQSDDAVATTEPMLLSPLDNTIWDRTLLKQLYDFDYIWEIYKPAEKRKLGPYSFVLIDNGDILGQADIKHEKQNCRLIVNAFEKTIPSETVFLEKLHMAMERLKQYTKAETVVFP, from the coding sequence TTGGCACTAGATGTAGAACAAATCAAACGACGTTTTTTTCAATACAACCTAAGACCGTTTCAGCAAATAGAAAAGACCATTCAACAAATGGGGGCTGTTCAAATTGACCCGGTCAACATCGTTGCGCCCAATCACCACCTTGTGTTGAACAATCGGCTTGCGAATTATTCGGCGAATCAGTTAACCGAAGCCATTCAAAAAGGCAAAATTGTCGAGACATACGCGAAGGAGCGCTGTTTTATTCATGTAGAGGATCTACCGCTCTACTGGCCATACATGATGACACGGAAAGAGAAGCTTGCCCCCAGTTTGGTGGAGTACAAAGAGGCGATGGATGTTGTTCTGGACCACTTCCACCACTGTGACACGGACGTTTGTACAAACGATATTGTTCATGAGCAAACGACAAACGTTGACGTATGGGGGCCGAGGCGTGTAAAAACGCAGCTCCTTGAACTCATGTGGCGGAGCGGAATGATTGTCGTGACCCGACGCGAAGGAAACAAAAAGTGGTACCGGCTGATCGAAGATGCCTTGCCTGAGGAGCTCGTTGCTAACCTACCTAAGAGCTTAGAAGCACCACATGCAGAGGCATTAGGTAGAAAACATGTGGAAAGTCTTGGTCTTTGCCGTGCAAACTATGAATTCATTGGCTTTCAACGGAGAAAACAATTGGAGAAAAGGCGCATTAAAGACAGCTTGATCACGGAAGAACCCTTACAGCTCATCACGATTGGCAAAGAGGATTATTTTATCTCTGAGGATTTTGCTCGTTTTGCAACTCAGTCTGACGATGCTGTTGCTACCACAGAACCTATGCTGTTGTCTCCCTTGGACAACACCATTTGGGATCGAACCTTGCTCAAGCAGCTCTATGATTTTGATTACATTTGGGAGATTTACAAACCTGCGGAAAAACGTAAGCTTGGTCCTTATAGCTTTGTCCTCATTGATAACGGAGATATTCTTGGACAGGCTGATATCAAACACGAGAAGCAGAACTGTCGTCTGATCGTAAACGCCTTCGAAAAGACAATTCCGTCTGAAACGGTCTTTCTCGAGAAACTGCACATGGCAATGGAACGCTTGAAACAATACACAAAAGCGGAGACCGTTGTTTTTCCCTAA
- a CDS encoding alpha/beta fold hydrolase → MSWKRELVETNRGTFEVFVKGAGQPVCVTHHYSEFNETGDFFAEGFIDTHKVYLVNLREAGASASAEHAYQFSMIEAVYDLESIREAIGYSAWTFAGHSTGGMIGILYGIHFSESLDALLIVGAAARAYMDAPECIYHQDHAKFSIMQHYLEKLKCPELPQEERKTITRERTKLSLYHPEQYDTCFSPLITKSICAARLDFFAREMMTFDVTRQLYRVMTKTIIFCGVHDVQCPIAFSEEMHDFVANSQFYRFEHSNHYPFLEEKNRFHDLIKQV, encoded by the coding sequence ATGAGCTGGAAACGAGAACTGGTTGAAACAAATCGAGGCACGTTCGAGGTGTTTGTGAAAGGCGCTGGCCAACCGGTTTGTGTGACTCATCATTATTCTGAGTTTAATGAAACAGGTGATTTTTTCGCTGAGGGGTTTATAGATACACACAAGGTATACTTGGTGAACTTGAGAGAGGCCGGCGCTTCTGCTTCTGCAGAGCATGCCTATCAATTCAGCATGATTGAAGCGGTTTATGATCTTGAAAGCATTCGTGAGGCGATAGGGTATTCCGCATGGACTTTCGCCGGTCATTCAACCGGCGGAATGATTGGCATCCTCTATGGTATTCATTTTTCCGAATCACTTGATGCCCTTCTCATTGTTGGTGCAGCAGCCCGCGCGTATATGGATGCGCCGGAGTGCATTTACCATCAAGACCATGCGAAGTTTTCTATCATGCAGCACTACTTGGAGAAATTGAAGTGTCCTGAGCTTCCGCAGGAGGAGAGGAAGACTATAACGAGGGAGCGAACAAAGCTTTCTCTCTATCATCCGGAACAGTATGATACCTGTTTTTCTCCCCTCATCACGAAATCTATATGTGCCGCCCGCCTAGATTTTTTCGCACGTGAAATGATGACGTTTGATGTGACGAGACAGCTTTACCGAGTGATGACAAAAACGATCATTTTCTGTGGCGTTCATGACGTTCAATGCCCGATAGCTTTTTCAGAAGAAATGCATGACTTCGTTGCAAATTCTCAGTTCTACCGTTTTGAGCATAGCAATCACTATCCATTTCTCGAAGAAAAGAACCGGTTCCACGACCTCATTAAGCAAGTTTAA
- a CDS encoding GntR family transcriptional regulator, with protein sequence MLKTNVVKEQIIDMIQSDSYTSGQRLPSEPQMAESFSVSRETLLEAFKTACSGRSLVCKTRSWYVCDGAPSCHSKSLGPAILYW encoded by the coding sequence ATGCTAAAAACGAACGTGGTCAAAGAGCAAATTATTGATATGATTCAATCAGATTCATATACTTCTGGGCAGCGTCTTCCGTCTGAGCCCCAGATGGCCGAGAGCTTCTCTGTTAGCCGTGAAACGCTCCTCGAGGCCTTTAAAACAGCTTGTAGCGGACGGTCGCTTGTATGTAAAACGCGGAGTTGGTACGTTTGTGACGGAGCCCCTTCCTGTCATTCCAAGTCGCTTGGACCAGCTATCTTGTATTGGTGA